A window of the Streptomyces griseochromogenes genome harbors these coding sequences:
- a CDS encoding GNAT family N-acetyltransferase, which translates to MTSLWVGERVRLRGIEPDDWGAFMRFAEDEERSGDLPNPPRSAESFRVWAKEQASAKPGDDCFRLAVESVDGGELVGAVGSNRADPRAGWFEYGTTIGADHRRKGYAAEAAVLLLRFMFAERRYHKCEARIFAHNEASLALHRRLGFAEEGRLRDHVFLAGRHRDLVVMGILADEFVQRHPISEL; encoded by the coding sequence ATGACCTCATTGTGGGTGGGCGAGCGGGTGCGTCTGCGCGGTATCGAGCCCGACGACTGGGGCGCCTTCATGCGCTTCGCCGAGGACGAGGAGCGGTCGGGTGACCTGCCGAACCCACCGCGTTCCGCGGAGAGCTTCCGGGTGTGGGCCAAGGAACAGGCCTCCGCCAAGCCCGGCGACGACTGCTTCCGGCTCGCCGTCGAATCCGTCGACGGCGGCGAACTCGTCGGTGCCGTCGGCTCGAACCGCGCCGATCCACGCGCGGGCTGGTTCGAATACGGCACAACGATAGGCGCGGATCACCGCCGCAAGGGCTACGCGGCGGAGGCCGCGGTGCTGTTGCTGCGCTTCATGTTCGCCGAGCGGCGCTACCACAAGTGCGAAGCGAGGATCTTCGCGCACAACGAGGCCTCGCTGGCGCTGCATCGTCGGCTGGGTTTCGCCGAGGAGGGCCGGCTGCGCGACCATGTGTTCCTGGCCGGCCGGCACCGCGATCTCGTCGTGATGGGCATCCTGGCCGACGAGTTCGTCCAGCGGCACCCGATCAGCGAGCTGTGA
- a CDS encoding YegS/Rv2252/BmrU family lipid kinase produces MRQFTAVVNPTAGDSTGAASLLHLARLLREAGAELETEYSRSLAHAQDIARQAGERGRVVLAVGGDGMAGGIGGALSGTGTVLGLVPAGRGNDFARALDLPSDPAGLADILLHAEPRHVDTIEVESAVHRNTVVLGSVYAGVDALANRHANHARLLRGAASYYAGGLRAVTTWRAADYRVTVDGEEHTHRGYTVVAANSPYYGSGRLIAPGARVDDGLLDVVMIREAPRRLFFALMNELKTGAHIRRPEVRVLRGKELRIEASRPVPYGADGEVEATLPVTVRVRPGDLPVLYRPAGADGD; encoded by the coding sequence ATGCGACAGTTCACCGCCGTCGTCAACCCGACCGCGGGCGACTCGACCGGGGCGGCGTCGCTGCTCCACCTGGCCCGTCTGCTCCGTGAAGCCGGAGCCGAGCTGGAGACGGAGTACAGCCGCAGCCTCGCCCACGCCCAGGACATCGCCCGGCAGGCCGGCGAACGCGGCCGGGTGGTCCTGGCGGTCGGCGGCGACGGGATGGCGGGCGGCATCGGCGGCGCGCTCAGCGGCACCGGCACGGTCCTCGGCCTGGTGCCGGCGGGCCGCGGCAACGATTTCGCCCGCGCCCTGGACCTGCCCTCCGACCCCGCCGGGCTCGCCGACATCCTGCTCCACGCCGAGCCCCGGCACGTCGACACCATCGAGGTGGAGTCGGCCGTCCACCGGAACACCGTGGTCCTGGGCAGCGTCTACGCCGGGGTCGACGCGCTGGCCAACCGGCACGCGAACCACGCCCGTCTGCTGCGCGGTGCCGCCTCGTACTATGCGGGCGGCCTGCGCGCCGTCACCACGTGGCGAGCGGCGGACTACCGCGTCACCGTCGACGGCGAGGAACACACCCACCGCGGCTACACCGTCGTGGCCGCCAACTCCCCCTACTACGGCTCCGGCCGGCTCATCGCCCCCGGCGCACGGGTCGACGACGGACTGCTCGATGTCGTCATGATCCGCGAGGCGCCGCGCAGGCTGTTCTTCGCCCTCATGAACGAGCTGAAGACCGGCGCCCACATCCGCCGCCCCGAGGTGCGGGTCCTGCGCGGCAAGGAACTCCGTATCGAGGCTTCACGCCCCGTCCCCTACGGCGCCGACGGCGAGGTGGAGGCGACCTTGCCGGTGACGGTCCGCGTACGGCCCGGCGATCTGCCCGTGCTGTACCGACCGGCCGGCGCCGACGGGGACTGA
- a CDS encoding FAD-binding oxidoreductase has translation MDMLWNGWGDPAKAAPLPDTVTGLLRDLLGVKPHTTPAPALEDIRLPEPTADPAALKSLAEAVGGADHVRTDAESRIRHTRGKSTPDLLRLRTGDVSDVPQAVVLPASHDEVLTVLKTCAAHGLAVVPFGGGTSVVGGLAPERRAFVALDLRRMNGVLDLDPVSRTAVLQPGLRAPEAEALLAERGFTLGHFPQSFEWATIGGFAAARSSGQASAGYGRFDEMVLGLTLATPEGTIETGRAPRSAAGPDLRQLILGSEGAFGVITSVTVRIRPLPEARIYEGWRFASFEEGAAALRRLAQDGPRPTVLRLSDETETLIGLAQPDAIGAGLARSDAGCQAIAGYEGTAEETAQRREQAAAVLRAAGGTLLGAEPGERWAHGRYSAPYLRDALLDAGAFAETLETAAFWSRIPALYAAVRTALTDTLTETGTPPLVMCHISHVYENGASLYFTVVSAQGEDAVAHWTRAKHAANDAVLAAGGTISHHHGVGTDHRDWYVKEAGELGIEALRAVKRRLDPEGLLNPGVLLPTD, from the coding sequence ATGGACATGCTGTGGAACGGCTGGGGCGACCCGGCCAAGGCGGCACCGCTGCCCGACACGGTGACCGGACTGCTGCGCGACCTGCTCGGCGTCAAGCCGCACACCACGCCGGCCCCGGCCCTGGAGGACATCCGGCTGCCCGAGCCCACGGCCGACCCCGCGGCGCTGAAGTCGCTCGCCGAGGCCGTCGGCGGCGCGGACCACGTCCGCACGGACGCCGAGAGCCGCATCCGGCACACCCGCGGCAAGTCCACGCCCGACCTGCTGCGCCTGCGCACCGGCGATGTCTCCGACGTCCCGCAGGCCGTGGTCCTGCCCGCCTCGCACGACGAGGTCCTCACCGTCCTGAAGACCTGTGCCGCACACGGTCTGGCCGTCGTGCCGTTCGGCGGCGGCACCTCCGTCGTGGGCGGCCTCGCCCCCGAACGGCGCGCCTTCGTCGCCCTGGACCTGCGCCGCATGAACGGCGTGCTCGACCTGGATCCGGTCTCCCGCACCGCCGTCCTCCAGCCCGGCCTGCGCGCCCCCGAGGCCGAGGCCCTGCTCGCCGAGCGCGGCTTCACCCTCGGCCACTTCCCGCAGTCCTTCGAGTGGGCCACCATCGGCGGGTTCGCCGCCGCCCGCTCCAGCGGACAGGCCTCCGCCGGCTACGGCCGCTTCGACGAGATGGTGCTCGGCCTCACCCTCGCCACCCCCGAGGGAACCATCGAGACGGGCCGCGCTCCCCGCTCCGCCGCAGGACCCGACCTGCGCCAGCTGATCCTCGGCTCCGAGGGCGCCTTCGGCGTCATCACCTCCGTCACCGTACGGATCCGCCCGCTGCCCGAGGCGCGTATCTACGAGGGCTGGCGCTTCGCCTCCTTCGAGGAGGGGGCTGCGGCGCTGCGCCGGCTCGCCCAGGACGGACCCCGGCCGACCGTGCTGCGCCTGTCCGACGAGACCGAGACGCTGATCGGCCTCGCCCAGCCGGACGCCATCGGCGCCGGTCTGGCGCGGAGCGACGCCGGATGCCAGGCGATCGCGGGTTACGAGGGCACGGCCGAGGAAACGGCCCAGCGCCGCGAGCAGGCGGCGGCCGTCCTGCGCGCCGCCGGCGGCACCCTGCTCGGCGCCGAACCCGGCGAACGCTGGGCCCACGGCCGCTACTCCGCGCCCTACCTGCGCGACGCCCTGCTGGACGCGGGAGCCTTCGCCGAGACGCTGGAGACCGCCGCCTTCTGGTCCCGCATCCCCGCCCTGTACGCCGCGGTCCGCACCGCCCTCACCGACACTCTCACCGAGACCGGCACCCCGCCCCTGGTCATGTGCCACATCTCCCACGTGTACGAGAACGGCGCCTCGCTGTACTTCACCGTGGTCAGCGCCCAGGGCGAGGACGCCGTCGCACACTGGACACGGGCCAAGCACGCCGCCAACGACGCCGTGCTCGCCGCCGGGGGAACCATCAGCCACCACCACGGGGTGGGCACCGACCACCGTGACTGGTACGTGAAGGAGGCCGGAGAACTGGGCATCGAGGCCCTGCGCGCCGTCAAGCGCCGCCTGGACCCCGAGGGACTCCTCAACCCAGGCGTCCTGCTGCCCACCGACTGA